ATATGCATACTTATTAAGTAGTGGCCTAACTACCAAGGTAACCGGCGCCGGAGCCCTTTAGGGCGGAGGGTACAACCAAGGGCCATGAAAATGCCGAAGGCATGGCCCTTGGTTGCGTCCGCGTTGACCTGACAGTTAGGCTGGGGCGCGGAGTGGAAGGTTTTGGTGCTGTGTGAGCCTGCATTTTTGGGTGTTGCACTTGACGTGTCAATCCGCGCCAGTGTTTATCGCTTGGCGGAGGCAATGCTCACTTCGCATAGGGCGTGATGGTGATGAGCTGAGCTGTTTGGGCGGTGAATGAAGCCTCAAAGAGGTAGCAGTGCTCTAGCTCAACTTTGATGATGGTTTGCTCTTGCTTGTCTCGGGCCTGCGCTAGCTCCAGGTTCAGTGATGAGATGACGTTCTGGCCATTGAAGCCTTCGACGTGAACTTCGCTGACGCCCTCAAACCGGAAATGAAGCACTGCATCGCCATGCAACTTGTAGTGGCCTTCTGGCGTGATCTCGGAGGTCATTACCCATCCGCGCAAGTGCAAGTCAAGTGTCGGGGATGGTTTGCCCTGCGTCCTATCGAGAGATAGCGTGAACACCTCTGCATCATGAAAGCTCGGCCAAAGCCCGAAGTGGGCGATGACGCGCTCATGACCGACGATGAACTCATGTGCTTCCA
The sequence above is drawn from the Aquabacterium sp. A3 genome and encodes:
- a CDS encoding Imm50 family immunity protein, with the protein product MEAHEFIVGHERVIAHFGLWPSFHDAEVFTLSLDRTQGKPSPTLDLHLRGWVMTSEITPEGHYKLHGDAVLHFRFEGVSEVHVEGFNGQNVISSLNLELAQARDKQEQTIIKVELEHCYLFEASFTAQTAQLITITPYAK